The sequence TTTAACAGCTTTTAGATAAGAAGATCTTGACTTTCAAGGAGGCCCAACCTAACGTGCAATAGAATGCTCTACCAAATCATGCAAGGGGTGTGAACTCAATTTCCGAGGAGATGCGGGCGAGTCAACAGCCTCTAGTGGTGGATGCTTCCAGGTTATACGATTCCTTAGTGTTGGCGGCATACTACGGAGGTCAGGATGATGTGACTCCATAAGAGAAGTTGAACCACGTTCGCAGGATGGTAGCTATGGAGGTAATCCGATGCGGAGAAGAAGAGGAGGGGGTCGCGTCCATGATAATGCCATCATCATTCTGCTCTTCTTTCGGCAAGTTTGCTTGTATATCTCGAGCAAATAAGGTTACGCCTAGAATTTCGAAGACCCCAGCTTTGTATGAGGAAGGGGTGATAGTTATGATAATCCCAATGGCGATTGAACTACCTGATGAGGAGCCCGCTGATGATATTAAGATGGAAATCATTGAACCCATGGTGGTCGACCTTATGGTCGAGGAGATGTCGGCAATTGAAGTCACAGGAGGGAACGCAACGCCAGTCACGATAGAATTGCCACCTTGGGAGAAGAATAGAGTGATAATGTTGGAGAATCCTCTCAAATTTGATCCCAAAGCTGTACTTCGGACTATGGAACAACTGAGGAAGACGCTGCCACACGATCAGGACACTGTTTCGCCCCTGATAAAGGAGTAGAAAAGAAGGCCGTGACTGAGGAAGAGGCAAAGCAACTCTTGGCCGTAGTAAAGTCCAATGAGTTTAATGTGATAGATCAATTGTGGAAGCTGCCGGCTCAAATCTCCCTCCTAGAATTATTCAAATCTTCCGAGAAACATAAGGATATTTTGCTTAAAGTCCTTAATGAGGTGCATGTGCCAGAATCAATCAATGAAGGCCAATTGAAAGAGTTTGTTGGGGCCGTTCTACTGAAAGACCAAATCTCCTTTATTGATGAAGATCTCTCCCCTAAGGGCCCTAATTATACCGAAGCGCTACACATTTCGATGAAGCATGAGAGCACTCTTGTTTGTAGAGTGTTGATCGATAATGATTCAGCGCTCAATATATTGCCCATTGGCTACGCTCCACCATCTTGACATTGATCTTGGAAAAATTCATACTGGTAGGTCAACTGTGCGGGCTTTTGACGAGATGAAGGAGGTGATAAAGGAAATTGAACTTGAGCTGTTGATTGGCCCTGTACTTTTCCAAGTCCCGTTCCAAGTGTTAGATATACCAAACGCTTTTAATTTTTTACTAGGGAGGCCATGGATCCACACGGCGGGTGCTGTTGCCTCCAGCCTTCCTCATAAAGTACGATTTGTGGTGGACAACAGGCTTGTCACAGTCCATGAAGAGTCCGACTTCAAGATCTACCACGAGACAGCCATCCCTTATGTGGAGCCCGAATGTACTGAGGAATCCAGCTTTCAAACATTAGAGCTAGTGTCCATGATTCATGTGCCTGCGGGCTCTTTCTCAAAGGCTCTTGAATTGTCTAGGCCAGCTATACCTGCGAGAAAGATCATGCTGGCAAGCAAATATAATCCTTGGATCGCGTGGCTAGGGTGTGCGAAAATCCATTGAAGCTCGTAAAAACTTCAAAAGAAGAGGCTTGGGATATGTCGAGAAGCGGGGAGGCCATAACAATTGAGGAGGCCGTGGAAGGCATAGAGGCCGAGGTGCTCAAGGAGGCCGAGACGGGTACAGAGACCAGAGTGAACGTGTTGCCCAGACCGAAGAGGACGAGGGCGATCAAAGCTCGTTCCCCCAGTTGCTGGAAGAGATGTTTCCAGGACCCCTAAGGATGTTGTTCGAGGAAGGTGAAGATCTATGGTGTGATTGAGCTATTCGAGGATGATGTCATATGCACCATCCTGGCGTGCAAGGAAGCCAGGTTCTCTGAAGTCATAGCTATCCCTAGTCTTTTGTTTTATGTCTTTTCCCCTGTGCGGGATCTCGTAGTTTTTCTTTCTTTATTTCCTGTTTTTGTCATTTGTAACATGAACTATGGTCAACCCCGATCTTGAGCCATTGGTTGAGGGTGGTGTGTGTTAAAATATGGCCTTATCTTTCTTCATTCAATAAAATAGACACATGTTTTATTAAGGACATGTGGAAGCACATCAAACTAGCCCTATGATGGTCACTGAGGCGTAGGCCTCCACATGCTCCCTTATTTGACTGTTTTGTAAGAATGAGGAAATCCGAGGATATGAGGACGAGTTCttgaaatttttataaaaaaatatttcaAAAACTTTTTGAAAACGACATGCATCGTCTCTGTTGTTGACATTACTCTAACTCATCTCATCGCATCTCAGGCATTACATTATGCATGATTATGACAAAGACGCATGTGACTCAGATGTGCATGAAGAAAGTCCCTCAGGTTCCGATGACACTGACGATGACAATCAGAAGGGGATCAAGCGCAAATGGAATCGACATGAAGAATCAAAGCCGTTGACAAAAGAGCGAACAATCACCATAAATCTAGGTGATGTAGAGAATGTCAAGGAAGTAAAGATCGAGGCATGTCTCTCAGAATCAGAGGTAGAAAGGATGACTAATCTTCTAAAAGAGTATCAAGATGTGTTCACCTGGACATACGCTGACATGTCGAATTTGGATCATGAAATTGTGGAACATGCTTTACCAACGGATCCTAATGTGCCACCAAAGAAGCAAAGACTCAGGAGAACTAAACTAGAGTTGTCCAAGAAGATTGAAGAAGAAGTGATGAAACTACTTAAAGTAGACTTTATCAAAGTGACTCGTTATCCTGATTGGGTAGCAAATATCGTGCCTGTAATAAAGAAAGATGGGCAAATCAGGGTGTGTGTTGACTATCATGACTTGAGTCGAGCAAGTCCTAAAGACGACTTTCCACTCTCACATATCGATGTCTTGGTTGACAGTACGACGGGATTTGAGTTATTCTCCTTCATGGATGGCTTTTTCGGATATAACCAAATCTGTATGAAGGAGAAAGACAAGAGCAAAACATCATTCATAACTCATTGAGGAACTTTTTGTTACAAAGTGATGCCTTCTGGTCTAAAGAATGTTGGGGCAACGTATCAGAGGGCCATGGTCATATTATTCCATGACATGATGCACAAGGAAATCGAAGTATACATCGACGACATGATTGCGAAATCGAGATGTGGTGAAGATCATGTTAAAGTCTTGCGAAGGTTGTTCGTACGTCTTCGGAAATTTAAGTTGTGCCACAATCCTGCAAAATGCATTTTTGGAGCGAAATCTGGGAAGCTATTAGGATTTATGGTTAGTAGTAGGGGCATAGAGATTGATCTGTCGAAGGTTAAAGCCATTTGCGATTTACGCCCCCCGACTATCGTCAAAGAAGTCCACAGCCTGATGGGACGACTTAGTTATGTGATGAGATTCATTTGTCAGTTGTCTGAAATGGCGAAACCATTCTTCAAGCTCCTAAAAAAGAATGCAAAGATCGAGTGGAATGTCGAGTACCAGGGTGGATTTGGGAAGATAAAGCATTATCTCACTCATGTACCAGTCTTAGTGCCCCCGCTCCCTAAAATTCCCATGATTTTGTACTTAACCATACATGACTAGTCATTGAGAGCTATGCTAGCCCAAAAAAGAACAAATGACAGGAGAGAATGCGCAATATACTACTCGAGCAAGAAGTTCATTATTTCCGATATGAACTATATGGAAGTTGAGAGAACTTGCGTGGCCTTAATTTGGGTTTTGCACAGGCTGCGGCAGTACACACTTCATCACCGAATCTTGTTGGTGACCGAAAATGATCCTATCAGGTATCTCCTAGAGAAGCCAGCGTTGGTTAGCAAGTTGGCCAAGTGGCAAATCTTAATTTATGAGTTTGATGTTCAAAGCTTGGGACAGAAATCTATTAAAGGTCGACCCATAGCAGATATGTTGGCAGAAAGTTCCGAGAGGTCCAAAGCATCTGATGAGAATAGTGATGCAGAAGAGCGAATTTTACTTATATCAAGCGACAAATGGACAATGTACTTTGATGGTGTGGTAAACTTAGCCGGGTCAGGTATTAGGGCAGTTCTTACCTCCCCAAATGGACAACATTACCCTGTTGCTGCTAAATTGACATTCCATTTAATGAATAATATTGCTGAATACGAAGCATGCATTCTAGACCTCCAAGCCACCGTTGATATGAAAATTCGGAAGCTGCAGGTTTATGGTGATTCAGCCCTTATCATCTTACAGACTGAAGGCAAATGGCGAACATAGCTAAATCGATTCCGTATCATGAGTTCCTGGGGGAGTTGACGGAAGAATTCCAATAAATATCATTCAAATGCTTACCAAGGTCTCAAAATCAGTTCGCTGATGCCCTAGCTACCTTGTCTTCGATGTTGCAAGTAGCTGGAGGCTTGGATATTGAACAGTTGAGAATTGAAATCCTTAGGCGCTTAGCTTATTGCTTGAAAGTTGAAGAGGAACCGGATGGACAACCTTGGTATCATGACATCTTGAAGTATCTGCAAAAGGGTGAATTCCTCGAAGGAAGTGAAGCAGCAGATAGAAAGCATTTGATAAAGCTAGCATCAAAATTCTTCACTAGTGGAGATGTCCTCTACAAAAGGTCATTTGACTTGACATTGCTAAGAGGTGTTGATGCTAAAGAAGCCAATCATTTGATGAAAGAGATACATGAAGGGTAGTGTGGCCCCCATATGAATGGACACTTCTTTGAGAGAAAGATCACGCGACTCGGTTATTATTGGCTGACTATGGAGTCTGACTGCATTCAGCACGTACGATGGTGTCACCAGTGCCAAATTTATGGAGAGAGGATAAATGCCCCTCCAATTGAACTTCACCAAATGTCTCAACCTTGGCCCTTTTCAATGTGAGGAATTGATGTGATTGGGCCCATTAACCCTAAAGCTTCAAATGGGCATCGATTTATCTAAGTGGCGATATACTATTTTACCAAGTGGATTAAGGCCAACTCGTATGTTAATGTTACTGCCAAGAATGTGGCAAAGTTCATTCGTTGTGACATTATCGCTCATACGGGGTGCCAGAGGCGATCATTACCAATAATGGCACTAATTTGAACAACAAAGTCGTGGATGGTTTGTTCAGTGAGTTTCAAATTAAGCATTTGAACTCGTCATCGTACCATCCTAAAATGAATGGAGCAGTAGAGGCAGCGAACAAGAACATAAAGAAAATCTTATCAAAGACCGCTAAAAATTATTGTGATTGGCACGATAGGCTCCCTTACGCACTAATGGCATATCGAACTTTTATCCGCACCTTCATAGGGGCACCTCCTTTCTCACTCGTGTATGGGATGGAGGCAGTCTTGCTTGTTGAAGTTGAAGTCCCTTCTTTAAGGGTCCTTTCC comes from Rutidosis leptorrhynchoides isolate AG116_Rl617_1_P2 unplaced genomic scaffold, CSIRO_AGI_Rlap_v1 contig432, whole genome shotgun sequence and encodes:
- the LOC139883660 gene encoding uncharacterized protein — translated: MLQVAGGLDIEQLRIEILRRLAYCLKVEEEPDGQPWYHDILKYLQKGEFLEGSEAADRKHLIKLASKFFTSGDVLYKRSFDLTLLRGVDAKEANHLMKEIHEGEFQIKHLNSSSYHPKMNGAVEAANKNIKKILSKTAKNYCDWHDRLPYALMAYRTFIRTFIGAPPFSLVYGMEAVLLVEVEVPSLRVLSQSKLDETEWMQQRHK